In one Niallia taxi genomic region, the following are encoded:
- a CDS encoding antibiotic biosynthesis monooxygenase family protein: protein MNIYLASGTYDFLVKKYAQQIDQQSLIAMQVYGDENAVLLHETSGPSIFAAPRKYETVIDKGDFTDKKYAVMNHIPVTDEHKPLFEQNIKRSLEQIDSQISAYRFIRPLKGDTYIILSVWTERKDFIIWKQKNSTLDSPITGDPTNGGIFQHAMFNGKAYLLELTIS from the coding sequence ATGAATATCTATTTAGCAAGCGGAACATATGATTTTTTAGTTAAGAAATATGCACAACAAATTGATCAGCAATCCTTGATTGCCATGCAAGTTTACGGAGACGAAAACGCCGTGTTGTTACATGAAACTTCAGGACCTTCCATTTTTGCTGCTCCAAGAAAATATGAAACGGTTATTGACAAAGGTGATTTCACCGACAAAAAATATGCCGTTATGAATCATATTCCCGTCACAGATGAACACAAGCCTTTGTTCGAACAAAATATAAAGCGTTCATTAGAACAAATAGACTCACAAATAAGCGCATATCGATTTATCCGTCCATTAAAAGGAGATACTTATATCATTTTGTCAGTATGGACTGAAAGAAAAGACTTTATTATTTGGAAACAAAAAAACAGTACACTAGATTCTCCTATAACAGGAGATCCAACTAATGGCGGAATATTCCAGCATGCTATGTTTAATGGTAAAGCATATTTGCTTGAGCTTACTATTTCTTAA
- a CDS encoding GAF domain-containing protein, whose protein sequence is MENFEFSKNLKVYKNFDEAASNILKIMAKFIDVNTLFIAKNDKNTNEIVKVLNKEDVLLEEGETTPFNDTFCKLSVDHGQKILVISDITQSDLTKSLEVTKNLGTGCFIGIPIYSGDGENYGTLCGLDTKNIQFNHSHIDLFETMASLLSYVLDLDNANKQIQQLSAPFVPLTKGVAILPIIGLIREETAENIILLALSKSQQLSLEYLIIDLSGISKINNLVSSYLLKIVDLLGLIGVKPILTGMSPEIALKAMKSNIDFQNIAIEANLERALKNIGFSLEKIAGN, encoded by the coding sequence ATGGAGAATTTTGAATTTAGTAAAAATTTGAAGGTTTATAAAAACTTTGATGAAGCAGCTTCTAATATCCTTAAAATAATGGCTAAATTTATAGATGTTAATACACTTTTTATTGCAAAAAATGATAAAAATACAAATGAAATTGTGAAAGTATTAAATAAAGAGGATGTTTTGTTGGAGGAAGGGGAAACGACACCATTTAATGACACTTTTTGCAAGTTAAGTGTAGATCACGGGCAAAAAATTCTCGTCATTTCAGATATAACCCAGAGTGATTTAACGAAGTCGTTAGAGGTAACAAAAAATTTGGGGACCGGCTGTTTTATTGGTATTCCTATTTATTCTGGCGATGGTGAAAATTACGGAACACTTTGTGGATTAGATACTAAAAATATTCAGTTTAATCACAGTCATATTGATTTATTTGAGACGATGGCATCGTTGTTATCGTATGTGCTTGATTTAGATAATGCTAATAAGCAGATTCAACAATTATCTGCACCGTTTGTACCTCTGACAAAAGGTGTTGCAATTCTTCCTATTATTGGCTTAATAAGGGAAGAAACAGCAGAGAACATTATTTTACTAGCGCTATCGAAAAGTCAGCAGCTTTCATTGGAATATTTAATTATCGATTTATCAGGTATTAGTAAGATTAATAATCTTGTAAGCAGCTATTTATTAAAAATAGTCGATCTGTTAGGGCTAATTGGTGTAAAGCCAATTTTAACTGGAATGAGCCCTGAAATTGCTTTAAAGGCCATGAAATCAAATATAGATTTTCAAAACATTGCTATTGAAGCGAATCTCGAGCGAGCTTTAAAAAATATAGGTTTTTCATTGGAAAAAATAGCGGGAAATTAA
- a CDS encoding helix-turn-helix domain-containing protein, with translation MGEIMGKRLRLLREKSGLSQKFVAEQIGVKNNTLSGYESGNREPDSETLTKLADYYEVSTDYLHGRSDNIKGLTAENNNYHSLNEIDKLIKQYGMEQMGFFDIEQWKFLSPQDIKIVEEHFKMIVKLAKERNAEQK, from the coding sequence ATGGGTGAGATAATGGGGAAACGACTACGTTTGCTAAGAGAAAAAAGTGGTTTATCCCAAAAGTTTGTTGCTGAACAAATTGGAGTGAAAAATAATACTCTTTCTGGTTATGAATCGGGTAATAGAGAGCCTGACTCTGAAACACTAACTAAATTAGCTGACTACTATGAGGTATCTACCGATTATCTTCATGGCAGATCCGATAATATAAAAGGTTTAACAGCAGAGAACAATAATTATCATTCTTTAAATGAAATAGATAAATTAATAAAGCAATATGGTATGGAGCAAATGGGATTCTTTGATATCGAACAATGGAAATTCCTTTCTCCCCAAGATATAAAAATCGTCGAAGAACACTTTAAGATGATTGTAAAGCTTGCAAAGGAAAGAAATGCTGAACAAAAATAA
- a CDS encoding recombinase family protein: MKAALYTRVSKDEQFREGYSISSQKEHCINFTKSQGWEIYDIYVEEGVSAKTLNRPAILRLIADAKEHKFEVVVFYKLDRLVRSVRDLDDLLKLFDDKNIAIRSVTEPFDTTTAIGRFLITLVAAIAQWERETISERVVVNMTKKALLGERNGGKPPFGYEYKNGELTINKEEANFVTDIFRLYNNGKGLRTIALYLQQFGLKKDARTLASMLENPVYIGKLRWGNNSKLEVIVSEDIKHPAIIDEETFKLAQRNRQQRTVAGKKATSPFHFSGVLRCARCGSALSGYTKKARGSKHYICIAKKNHGTCDLPMFTESTLTTEFFNSLSADNPERFMQYSQEKLKAHSIKQPDTSHIDWLKRELTAIKTRKKTWLKSLGNQVISQEEYLEMTQEDTKNEALLSEELNSIVEENIPLDDELILALLTNLSGIWLSASDFEKKSFINDLFETITIDVPADYKRAPGKTPSILIKHFKLK; the protein is encoded by the coding sequence TTGAAGGCAGCATTATATACCCGTGTATCGAAGGATGAACAATTTCGAGAAGGCTATAGTATTTCATCCCAAAAAGAGCATTGTATTAATTTCACTAAGTCACAAGGATGGGAAATATACGATATATATGTGGAGGAAGGCGTTAGCGCAAAAACACTGAATCGCCCAGCCATTCTGCGCTTAATTGCGGATGCAAAAGAGCATAAATTTGAAGTAGTTGTCTTTTATAAGCTTGATCGTCTTGTAAGATCTGTAAGAGATTTAGATGATCTTCTTAAGCTTTTTGATGACAAAAATATTGCCATAAGGTCTGTAACAGAGCCATTTGACACCACTACAGCCATCGGCCGCTTTTTAATTACATTAGTTGCTGCAATAGCACAATGGGAACGAGAGACAATTTCAGAACGAGTCGTCGTGAACATGACAAAAAAGGCTTTGTTAGGTGAACGTAACGGTGGAAAACCACCTTTTGGATATGAATATAAAAATGGAGAGCTTACTATTAACAAGGAAGAGGCAAACTTTGTAACAGACATATTCAGACTTTATAATAATGGCAAAGGCTTGCGTACAATTGCCTTATACCTTCAGCAATTTGGCCTTAAAAAGGATGCCCGAACACTTGCTAGTATGCTAGAAAATCCCGTTTATATAGGTAAGCTAAGATGGGGAAATAATTCTAAATTAGAGGTAATTGTTTCAGAAGACATTAAGCATCCGGCTATCATTGATGAGGAAACCTTCAAACTCGCACAAAGGAACAGACAACAAAGAACCGTTGCAGGAAAAAAAGCCACTTCCCCCTTCCATTTCTCAGGTGTTTTGCGTTGTGCAAGATGTGGCAGTGCCCTTTCTGGCTACACAAAGAAAGCACGTGGAAGCAAGCATTACATCTGCATCGCCAAAAAAAACCATGGGACTTGCGACCTCCCTATGTTTACAGAAAGCACTCTAACTACTGAGTTCTTTAACAGTCTGTCTGCTGATAATCCAGAACGCTTTATGCAATATTCACAAGAAAAGCTAAAAGCTCATTCAATAAAACAACCTGATACTTCTCATATAGATTGGCTTAAAAGAGAATTGACCGCCATAAAAACGCGTAAAAAAACATGGCTCAAGTCATTAGGAAATCAGGTCATTTCCCAAGAAGAGTACTTAGAAATGACGCAGGAAGATACTAAAAATGAAGCATTACTTTCAGAAGAGCTTAACAGCATAGTAGAGGAAAATATACCATTAGATGATGAATTAATTCTAGCTCTATTAACTAATCTATCTGGCATATGGTTGTCTGCAAGTGATTTTGAAAAGAAAAGCTTTATAAATGACTTATTTGAAACGATAACAATTGATGTGCCTGCCGACTATAAAAGGGCTCCAGGAAAAACTCCCTCCATACTTATCAAACACTTCAAACTTAAATAA
- a CDS encoding phosphatase PAP2 family protein, producing the protein MRIKNSKTALALVVLSFVILIYTISIVKNEKNLFFDEGVQNALINLFPDNSHSFFKFISEFGDKIGIGAIAIVVIAWLWIRRRDYAGMAAFVLSVGLGNEFNKIIKEAVARPRPSFHEITDADSMSFPSGHAMVGFILYMFIAYLIASGLKNKAQRWIVAAVAFLFVLLIGISRIVLGAHYPSDIIGGYTLGLICLFLWITLYEIVKVRLNKRGKAGQ; encoded by the coding sequence ATGAGAATCAAGAACTCAAAAACAGCATTGGCTTTAGTGGTATTATCGTTTGTAATTTTAATTTATACTATTTCAATTGTGAAAAATGAAAAAAACCTATTTTTTGATGAGGGTGTGCAAAATGCTCTCATTAATTTGTTTCCAGACAATTCCCACAGTTTTTTCAAATTTATTTCTGAATTTGGCGACAAAATAGGCATTGGGGCAATCGCCATTGTTGTGATCGCCTGGCTTTGGATTAGAAGAAGAGACTATGCAGGAATGGCTGCATTTGTACTTAGTGTCGGACTTGGCAATGAATTTAATAAAATTATTAAAGAAGCTGTCGCCCGCCCAAGACCATCCTTTCATGAAATTACCGATGCAGACAGCATGAGCTTCCCAAGCGGGCATGCAATGGTAGGTTTTATCCTGTATATGTTTATTGCCTATTTAATCGCAAGCGGCTTGAAAAATAAAGCACAGAGATGGATTGTTGCTGCAGTAGCATTCTTATTTGTGTTACTTATTGGCATAAGCAGAATTGTCCTTGGTGCACATTATCCATCAGATATAATTGGCGGCTATACATTAGGACTTATCTGTCTATTCTTATGGATTACACTTTATGAAATAGTAAAGGTAAGGCTGAACAAAAGAGGCAAAGCAGGGCAATAA
- a CDS encoding EcsC family protein: MKENESIAMMEVKDWKRRILKRPSMLNRVSKKAQNKMNGYIPAKVHQVITEAIKQMITATLAGTNKITKRPVNTNRTIIEMDKEMEKKIAQFQKAAAVEGAGTGAGGILVGLADFPLLLAIKMKFLMESAALYGHDPEEYEERVFLLYVFQLAFSSEGRKPYLLDIIENWEEKKAEVLKLDWQELQQEYRDYIDFVKLLQLVPIIGAAVGAVANYNLLEQLGETAKNCYRIRHLDNTSDNLLIEGESPKLL; this comes from the coding sequence ATGAAGGAAAATGAGAGCATTGCCATGATGGAGGTAAAGGACTGGAAGCGACGAATTTTGAAGAGGCCGTCTATGCTAAATCGGGTGTCCAAAAAGGCACAGAATAAAATGAATGGCTATATTCCTGCTAAAGTCCACCAAGTTATAACAGAAGCGATTAAACAAATGATAACAGCAACACTTGCTGGCACAAATAAAATAACCAAAAGGCCTGTTAACACAAACAGAACCATTATCGAAATGGATAAAGAAATGGAAAAGAAAATCGCTCAGTTCCAAAAAGCTGCAGCCGTTGAGGGGGCTGGAACCGGGGCAGGCGGAATCCTCGTCGGATTGGCAGACTTCCCATTGCTTCTAGCGATTAAAATGAAGTTTTTAATGGAGTCTGCAGCATTGTATGGCCATGATCCAGAAGAATATGAAGAGAGGGTATTTCTTCTGTATGTTTTTCAGCTCGCATTCTCCAGTGAAGGAAGAAAGCCATACCTACTCGACATTATTGAAAACTGGGAAGAAAAGAAAGCAGAGGTGCTCAAGCTCGATTGGCAGGAGCTTCAGCAAGAATACAGGGATTATATTGATTTTGTGAAGCTATTGCAGCTTGTTCCAATCATTGGTGCAGCAGTTGGTGCAGTGGCTAATTATAATCTTTTAGAACAGCTTGGGGAAACGGCAAAAAATTGCTATCGTATCAGACATTTGGATAACACTAGCGATAATCTGCTTATAGAGGGAGAAAGCCCAAAACTTCTGTAA
- a CDS encoding ABC transporter permease translates to MIEFSEKQLWRDRINSTVKEYTQYLRYILNGHLVLVLVFLLGAGAYYYQEWLKSIPSGFPVAWIMAILLSLLVTKSPIYTFLKDADRIFLIPVESRMKKYFLNCLLLSFIFQVYLLLMGLGLLMPLYARVNEGKFESFWYFFLLLSIVKGINILIRWHVQHYVNTSHHIADSLIRFCINFVILFLLFSNASPLFVVAVLVILALLFFYYQKATSKLGIKWEFLIAQDEKRMAGFYQLANMFTDVPHLRNRIKRRKLLDVFVNRIGYSQQLVFSNLYWRTYFRSGDYLGLSVRLTVIGGIALFFLSFGVGQVLLAVLFLYLTGLQLMPLWNAYQDKLWINLYPLSIDLRKASFKKTISSILSVQGIILSAVIAIKGDWTMGLMTLVASIIFTYLFVALYMSKKLQA, encoded by the coding sequence ATGATTGAATTCAGTGAAAAGCAGCTGTGGAGGGACAGGATAAACTCCACGGTGAAGGAATATACCCAATATTTACGATATATCCTTAATGGACATTTAGTTCTTGTGCTTGTATTTCTGCTAGGAGCTGGCGCTTATTATTATCAGGAATGGCTGAAAAGCATTCCTTCAGGGTTCCCTGTTGCTTGGATTATGGCAATATTGCTTTCGTTACTCGTAACGAAAAGCCCGATCTATACGTTCTTAAAGGATGCTGACAGAATATTTTTGATTCCTGTAGAGTCCAGGATGAAAAAGTACTTTCTTAATTGTTTGCTTTTAAGCTTTATATTTCAAGTCTACCTGCTACTTATGGGGCTTGGTTTATTAATGCCGCTTTATGCAAGAGTGAATGAAGGAAAATTCGAATCATTTTGGTATTTCTTCCTTTTATTAAGTATCGTTAAGGGAATAAACATACTGATACGCTGGCATGTTCAGCATTATGTTAATACGAGTCACCATATAGCAGATTCACTTATTCGATTTTGCATAAACTTTGTCATTCTTTTTTTACTGTTTTCGAATGCGTCACCGTTGTTTGTAGTAGCTGTCCTAGTTATTTTGGCGCTTCTATTCTTCTATTACCAGAAGGCGACAAGCAAGCTGGGGATCAAATGGGAGTTTTTGATTGCACAGGATGAAAAGCGCATGGCAGGCTTTTACCAATTAGCAAATATGTTCACAGACGTTCCTCATTTACGTAACCGTATAAAAAGAAGAAAGCTGTTGGATGTATTCGTAAATCGAATTGGCTATAGTCAGCAACTTGTTTTTTCTAATCTTTATTGGAGAACCTACTTCCGCTCAGGAGATTATTTAGGTCTTTCTGTGAGGCTTACCGTAATAGGAGGAATAGCATTATTTTTCCTTTCCTTTGGAGTGGGGCAGGTATTGCTTGCTGTTCTATTTTTATATTTGACAGGTCTTCAGCTTATGCCGTTATGGAATGCTTACCAGGACAAGCTATGGATTAATCTGTACCCGCTGTCGATTGATCTTCGTAAAGCGTCCTTTAAAAAGACAATCTCTTCCATACTTTCTGTACAAGGAATTATTTTGTCTGCTGTAATAGCGATAAAAGGAGATTGGACAATGGGACTTATGACGCTGGTTGCCAGCATCATTTTCACTTATTTATTTGTGGCCCTTTATATGAGCAAAAAACTGCAGGCTTAA
- a CDS encoding ABC transporter ATP-binding protein has protein sequence MALLEVKNLTGGYTRNPVLKDISFSIDSNEIVGLIGLNGAGKSTTIRHIIGLMEPHKGEIQINGSTFEKDKDGYRKQFTFVPETPILYDELTLEEHLKMTAMAYGISEEQYKTRMPKLLKEFRMEKRLKWFPAHFSKGMKQKVMIMCAFLVQPSLYIVDEPFVGLDPLGIQSLLDMMKKMKEEGAGILMSTHILATAERYCDRIIILHEGKIKCAGTMDELKREFQMPDATLDDIYIRLTKEESHD, from the coding sequence ATGGCGCTTTTAGAAGTGAAGAATTTAACGGGTGGCTATACTCGGAACCCGGTTTTAAAGGATATTTCCTTTTCCATTGATTCAAATGAAATAGTCGGTTTAATTGGATTGAATGGGGCTGGGAAGAGTACGACAATCCGCCACATTATTGGGCTGATGGAACCACATAAAGGGGAAATACAAATAAATGGGAGCACCTTTGAAAAAGACAAGGATGGATACCGTAAGCAATTTACTTTTGTACCAGAAACTCCGATTTTATATGATGAACTTACATTAGAAGAACATTTAAAAATGACTGCGATGGCATACGGTATTTCAGAGGAGCAATACAAAACAAGAATGCCTAAGCTTTTGAAGGAATTTAGAATGGAAAAAAGACTTAAATGGTTTCCTGCCCATTTTTCCAAGGGGATGAAGCAAAAGGTCATGATTATGTGTGCTTTTTTGGTTCAGCCATCTCTTTACATAGTCGATGAGCCTTTTGTTGGACTAGATCCACTTGGGATTCAATCACTTTTAGATATGATGAAGAAAATGAAGGAAGAGGGAGCTGGTATTTTAATGTCGACACATATTCTCGCAACAGCAGAGAGATATTGCGACAGAATTATCATCCTTCATGAAGGGAAAATCAAATGTGCTGGGACAATGGATGAGCTTAAAAGGGAATTCCAAATGCCTGATGCAACACTTGATGATATTTACATTAGGCTTACAAAGGAAGAGAGCCATGATTGA
- a CDS encoding HIT family protein, which produces MSDCIFCKIVAGEIPAKKVFENEHVVAFLDISQVTKGHTLVIPKTHVKDIYELTPEIAKNLFEVVPSIANGIKEAFEPVGLNTLNNNGEKAGQSVFHYHMHLIPRYGKGDGFGAVWKTNFDAYSDEQLVQIAADIKEKL; this is translated from the coding sequence ATGAGCGATTGTATTTTCTGTAAGATTGTCGCAGGAGAAATTCCTGCAAAAAAAGTATTTGAAAATGAGCATGTTGTTGCTTTTTTAGATATTAGCCAAGTGACTAAAGGACATACTTTAGTCATTCCGAAAACTCATGTTAAGGATATTTATGAATTGACACCAGAAATCGCGAAAAATCTGTTCGAAGTTGTTCCTTCCATCGCAAATGGAATTAAGGAAGCTTTTGAACCAGTCGGCCTTAATACATTGAACAATAATGGCGAAAAAGCAGGCCAATCTGTTTTCCATTACCATATGCATCTTATCCCTCGATACGGGAAAGGCGATGGCTTTGGAGCAGTCTGGAAAACAAACTTTGATGCGTATTCAGACGAGCAGCTTGTCCAAATTGCTGCAGACATTAAGGAAAAGCTGTAA
- the serC gene encoding 3-phosphoserine/phosphohydroxythreonine transaminase: MKRAYNFNAGPAALPEWVLQEAQKSWMDFNNTGMSVMELSHRSKDYEGVHNEAKALLASLLSIPEDYEILFLQGGASLQFTMVPMNLLDNGQTGYYALTGVWAEKALKEAAKIGKTEIAASSKDDNYTYIPEAGEIQVPENAAYLHITSNNTIYGTQWQSFPTGFKVPVVADMSSDILSTPIDVKNFDIIYAGAQKNLGPSGVTVVIIKKELIKKNSALPTMLSYETHASSNSLFNTPPTLAIYLLSLVLKWAENQGGLEAIAAINNKKAETLYNVIDNSNGFYNGHAAKNSRSKMNVTFTLQSDELTKRFLEEAKQAGFVGLNGHRSIGGCRASIYNAVPLEHVEALAEFMKTFQQNA; this comes from the coding sequence ATGAAACGCGCATATAATTTTAACGCTGGTCCTGCAGCACTTCCAGAATGGGTATTGCAGGAGGCACAAAAAAGCTGGATGGATTTCAACAATACAGGCATGTCTGTAATGGAGCTTAGCCATCGCAGCAAGGATTATGAAGGAGTCCATAATGAGGCTAAGGCTTTGCTTGCATCCCTGCTTTCTATCCCGGAAGATTACGAAATTCTTTTCCTCCAAGGCGGTGCAAGTCTGCAATTTACAATGGTGCCAATGAACCTTTTGGATAACGGTCAAACTGGCTATTACGCACTTACTGGTGTGTGGGCAGAAAAGGCACTTAAGGAAGCAGCTAAAATTGGAAAAACAGAAATTGCTGCTTCAAGTAAGGATGATAACTATACGTATATTCCTGAAGCAGGCGAAATTCAAGTTCCAGAAAATGCAGCTTATCTTCATATTACAAGCAATAACACTATTTATGGAACACAATGGCAATCCTTCCCGACTGGATTTAAGGTTCCAGTGGTTGCAGATATGTCCAGTGATATCTTAAGCACACCTATAGATGTCAAAAACTTTGACATTATCTATGCAGGCGCCCAAAAGAATCTTGGACCATCTGGTGTTACTGTCGTCATTATAAAAAAGGAGCTTATTAAAAAGAATTCAGCATTGCCTACAATGTTAAGCTATGAAACACATGCTAGCAGTAATTCCTTATTTAATACACCGCCAACCTTAGCCATTTATTTATTGTCCCTTGTGCTTAAGTGGGCAGAAAATCAAGGTGGTCTTGAAGCTATTGCTGCGATTAACAATAAAAAAGCAGAAACATTATATAACGTCATCGACAATAGCAACGGTTTTTATAATGGACATGCAGCTAAAAACAGCCGCTCTAAAATGAATGTAACATTCACATTGCAATCAGACGAATTAACAAAAAGATTTTTGGAAGAAGCAAAACAAGCTGGTTTTGTTGGACTGAACGGACATAGGTCTATCGGTGGATGCAGAGCGTCCATCTATAATGCAGTGCCGTTAGAGCATGTGGAAGCCCTCGCTGAATTTATGAAAACTTTTCAGCAAAACGCTTAA
- a CDS encoding YtxH domain-containing protein — MSGKTFLSGFIIGGLAAAAATIFTTPVSGKEARKVCVDNSKAFLKEFKDLKEDLIEIKESIATASKEGKNVIGTFVDDIKVALEQWKIEIKPHQEQLKIELNEIEKTVSELENDLKQQQ; from the coding sequence ATGAGTGGAAAAACATTTTTATCAGGATTTATCATAGGCGGTCTTGCAGCAGCAGCAGCAACTATATTCACAACACCTGTATCTGGCAAGGAAGCAAGAAAGGTGTGTGTGGACAATAGTAAGGCCTTCTTAAAAGAATTTAAGGATTTAAAAGAAGACCTTATTGAAATTAAAGAAAGCATTGCAACTGCCAGCAAAGAAGGCAAAAATGTCATCGGCACCTTCGTTGACGATATAAAAGTTGCCTTGGAGCAATGGAAAATAGAGATTAAACCACACCAAGAACAGCTAAAAATCGAGTTAAACGAAATTGAAAAAACAGTATCCGAATTAGAAAACGACTTAAAACAGCAGCAATAA
- a CDS encoding HTH-type transcriptional regulator Hpr: protein MNEKECSMKEALMFTQRVGQLSKALWKSIEKDWQNWIKPYDLNINEHHILWIAYQLNGASISDVANFGVMHVSTAFNFSKKLEERGLLQFSKKENDKRNTYVCLTEKGEQMFLSIMEEYNPENSSAYSAALPIKNLYGKFPELLEMMTIVKNIYGENFMEIFEKSFSNIEDTFVEQNGQLKHKEPAPMK from the coding sequence ATGAATGAAAAAGAATGCTCAATGAAGGAAGCTTTAATGTTTACTCAAAGAGTAGGACAACTCAGTAAAGCACTATGGAAGTCGATTGAAAAGGACTGGCAGAATTGGATTAAGCCGTATGACCTTAATATTAACGAACATCATATTTTATGGATAGCCTATCAATTAAATGGCGCCTCCATATCAGATGTGGCGAACTTCGGGGTAATGCATGTCTCAACAGCCTTTAACTTCTCCAAGAAGCTGGAGGAAAGGGGTTTGCTCCAGTTCTCAAAAAAAGAAAATGATAAACGGAACACATATGTGTGTCTGACAGAAAAAGGCGAGCAAATGTTTTTAAGCATTATGGAAGAGTATAACCCAGAAAACAGTTCTGCTTACTCTGCTGCTTTGCCGATTAAAAACTTATATGGAAAATTTCCTGAATTACTGGAAATGATGACAATTGTTAAGAATATTTATGGAGAAAACTTCATGGAAATATTCGAAAAATCCTTCAGCAATATTGAAGACACTTTTGTTGAACAAAACGGGCAGCTTAAACATAAAGAACCGGCGCCTATGAAGTAA
- a CDS encoding DUF3267 domain-containing protein: protein MNCWKTINFHKQYGFQRILFMSSLTMVFTFLFLYTPTIALFGHNGLNDNYFFTFVAAFLLVYPVHKLLHFLPVVHLGKKIKKSIDVHGRIFPLICIRAIDPIGKVNFIFALIMPMLVINSVLIICCFLFSHYVHYFLIIFAYHFGMCVPDFIRIKSLWKSPKSCYVEENEDGIEILVSNVS, encoded by the coding sequence ATGAATTGCTGGAAGACAATCAATTTTCATAAACAGTACGGCTTTCAACGCATACTATTTATGTCTTCCTTGACAATGGTTTTTACTTTTTTGTTCCTTTATACTCCGACAATTGCACTTTTTGGGCATAACGGCTTAAACGATAACTACTTTTTTACATTTGTAGCAGCGTTCCTGCTCGTTTATCCTGTTCATAAACTGCTTCACTTTTTACCGGTTGTACACTTAGGCAAAAAAATTAAAAAGTCCATTGATGTTCACGGCCGTATTTTCCCGTTAATTTGCATACGGGCAATCGACCCAATTGGAAAAGTTAATTTTATCTTTGCTTTAATTATGCCAATGCTTGTTATTAACAGTGTATTGATCATTTGCTGCTTCCTTTTTTCCCATTATGTTCATTATTTCTTGATTATTTTCGCTTATCATTTTGGCATGTGTGTACCGGACTTTATTCGCATTAAAAGCCTATGGAAGTCACCTAAGTCTTGTTATGTGGAAGAAAATGAGGACGGCATTGAAATTTTGGTGAGTAATGTCAGCTAA
- a CDS encoding YjcZ family sporulation protein: MSGTGAYGGGFALLVVLFILLIIIGASWVY; this comes from the coding sequence ATGTCAGGTACAGGTGCATACGGCGGAGGATTTGCGTTATTAGTGGTGCTTTTCATTTTGCTTATCATCATCGGAGCAAGCTGGGTTTACTAA
- a CDS encoding YjcZ family sporulation protein — MGHAYGGGFALIVVLFILLIIVGAAWL; from the coding sequence ATGGGTCATGCATATGGCGGAGGATTTGCGTTAATCGTAGTACTTTTCATTCTTTTAATTATTGTTGGCGCTGCTTGGCTATAA